Proteins from one Geomonas agri genomic window:
- a CDS encoding transketolase encodes MKEKIADLEEKARRLRVAIVKTLHKSQSGHTGGSLSAIDMVCALYFHKMRHNPADPAWDGRDRFVLSKGHAAPALYVTLAECGYFPAEDLMMLRRLGSHLQGHPDSKGTPGVDVCTGSLGQGLSMANGMALGLKLDGKENRVYAVLGDGELQEGQIWEAAMAAAHYKSDNLCALIDSNGLQIDGDVSKVMNVSSISDKFKAFGWNVIEIDGHDMRQIVDALDQAEAHKGAPTAIVAKTVKGKGVHLFENKASYHGVTPNDDELPEALRCLGCCD; translated from the coding sequence GTGAAAGAAAAGATTGCAGATCTGGAAGAAAAGGCGAGGCGCCTGCGCGTCGCCATCGTGAAGACGCTGCACAAGTCGCAGTCGGGCCACACCGGCGGCTCGCTCTCCGCCATCGACATGGTGTGCGCGCTGTACTTCCACAAGATGCGCCACAACCCCGCCGACCCCGCCTGGGACGGCAGGGACCGCTTCGTGCTCAGTAAGGGCCACGCGGCGCCGGCGCTCTACGTGACCCTGGCCGAGTGCGGCTACTTCCCGGCGGAGGACCTGATGATGCTGCGTCGCCTGGGTAGCCACCTGCAGGGGCACCCGGACAGCAAGGGGACCCCGGGCGTGGACGTCTGCACCGGCAGCCTCGGGCAGGGGCTTTCCATGGCCAACGGCATGGCGCTCGGCCTCAAGCTGGACGGCAAGGAGAACCGGGTCTACGCGGTGCTCGGCGACGGCGAGCTGCAGGAAGGGCAGATCTGGGAGGCCGCCATGGCCGCCGCTCACTACAAGAGCGACAACCTGTGCGCCCTGATCGACTCCAACGGCCTGCAGATCGACGGCGACGTCTCCAAGGTCATGAACGTCTCCTCCATCTCCGACAAGTTCAAGGCCTTTGGCTGGAACGTGATCGAGATCGACGGGCATGACATGCGCCAGATCGTGGACGCCCTGGACCAGGCCGAGGCGCACAAGGGGGCTCCGACCGCCATCGTCGCCAAGACCGTCAAGGGCAAAGGGGTGCACCTGTTCGAGAACAAGGCCTCCTACCATGGCGTCACCCCCAACGACGACGAGCTTCCCGAGGCGCTCAGGTGCCTGGGGTGCTGCGACTAA